In a single window of the Notamacropus eugenii isolate mMacEug1 chromosome 4, mMacEug1.pri_v2, whole genome shotgun sequence genome:
- the LOC140502136 gene encoding LOW QUALITY PROTEIN: uncharacterized protein (The sequence of the model RefSeq protein was modified relative to this genomic sequence to represent the inferred CDS: inserted 1 base in 1 codon; deleted 1 base in 1 codon; substituted 3 bases at 3 genomic stop codons) has translation MITLFMNLKAFHVEEQLFFPRRKKQKQRVEVCMSMMLGQTCIRMQLSKSLHSILKHTQFNNNAGDWVFVDKNRKPEAQHAIMNYVLSPDWSDTLVKVGQFVPEAPLGQDFKSVRIPLCEAGPIQRLPLEYAVTVVVLDSGKPLWRGRLSAALIASHAQKGRSPVRWTILEQLKALRRLTTGWKIRPINKKPIPKLGILVEESCPYVLNLGESWECETKLEREKSDEENSHQGKIIQRKPHSKLRSHENNKYDQIFAVRSILFPQQRVLLGKYLPKCDAHRKGFRLYSDLRKYNEICSKMLFSKYNIRKKYFSYRFDLIEYHKMHTGKKHHECGKATLWKKQLPQQQRIHTIQKPYTYIEFGKVYRKKKLHQYFKILTGEKLYKCRECGKTFQQSMHLTYHQKIHTRGKLYACNLYSPKKKIHTGEKLHEYNEGXNVFHQNTKLTRPQKIHTIEKYDSNECRKIFNQNSHVIQYLRIHNGEKLYECNECGKTLNYSSSLASHLQAHNGEKPYGCIECGKVFGKRTQLIQHWRIHTGEKPYDCNGCGKAFHQNSQLIEHQKIHTGEKPFECDECEKTFHQRSQLTYHQRIHTGEKPYECNECGKAFCQSTELTQHHRIHTSEKPFECHECGITFHLSTGLTRHQKIHTGEKTYECSECGKAFCQRAELTVHHRIHTGEKPYVCNEYGRAFHQNSELTXHQKIHTGEKPYKPYVCNEYGRAFHQNSELTXHQNIHTREKPFKCDECGRAFCRRSQLTYHQRIHTGEKAYECNECGKAFFQSTELTQHHRIHTSEKPFKCLECGMTFHHSAILTPHQKIHTGEKPCKCSECGKAFYQKAELTVHYRIHTGEKPYVCHEWGTAFXQCSQLTPHFRIHTGKKPYKCNECGKAFKCNSSLVSHHRIHTGEKLYECNKCGKAFCQSTGLTRHQRLHVVDKSYECND, from the exons ATGATAACATTATTCATGAATCTGAAAGCCTTTCATGTGGAAGAGCAATTATTTTTCccaagaaggaagaaacagaaacagagagtggAAGTGTGTATGTCTATGATGTTGGGACAAACATGCATCCGAATGCAGCTGTCCAAAAGC ctGCACTCTATCCTAAAGCATACTCAATTTAACAATAATGCTGGTGACTGGGTGTTTGTGGATAAGAATAGAAAACCAGAGGCTCAACACGCCATTATGAACTATGTGCTCTCTCCTGACTGGTCTGATACTCTGGTGAAGGTGGGGCAGTTTGTCCCTGAGGCTCCACTGGGTCAAGATTTCAAATCTGTGAGGATTCCATTATGTGAGGCTGGTCCTATTCAAAG GTTGCCTCTAGAGTATGCAGTGACAGTTGTggtcctggattcaggaaaacctctTTGGAGGGGGAGGCTGTCTGCTGCTTTGATTGCTTCCCATGCCCAGAAGGGGAGATCTCCAGTCAGATGG ACTATTCTGGAGCAGCTGAAGGCTTTACGGAGGCTGACAACAG gtTGGAAGATCAGACCTATAAATAAGAAGCCCATTCCAAAACTGGGCATTCTTGTGGAAGAATCATGTCCTTATGTCCTTAATTTAGGAGAATCTTGGGAATGTGAAACCAagttagagagggagaagagtgaTGAGGAGAATAGtcatcaaggaaagataattcaaAGGAAACCACACAGTAAATTGAGAAGccatgaaaataataaatatgatcaAATCTTTGCTGTAAGGTCAATTCTTTTTCCACAACAGAGAGTCCTCCTAGGAAAGTATCTTCCCAAATGTGATGCACATAGAAAGGGATTTAGACTTTATTCTGATCtaagaaaatataatgaaatttgctcaaagatgttattttctaagtataacataAGAAAAAAGTATTTCAGTTATCGTTTTGATCTTATTGAATATCACAAAATGCATACTGGAAAGAAACatcatgaatgtgggaaagccacATTATGGAAAAAACAACTTCCTCAACAACAGAGAATTCATACTATACAGAAACCTTACACATATATTGAATTTGGGAAagtctat agaaaaaaaaaacttcatcaaTATTTCAAAATTCTTACTGGAGAAAAACTTTATAAATGcagagaatgtgggaaaactttCCAACAGAGTATGCACCTCACTTACCATCAGAAAATTCACACTAGAGGGAAACTCTATGCATGTAATCTATATTCtcccaaaaagaaaattcacactggagaaaaacttCATGAGTACAATGAAG AGAATGTCTTTCACCAGAACACCAAACTTACTCGACCTCAAAAAATTCATACTATAGAAAAATATGATTCCAATGAATGCAGGAAGATTTTCAACCAGAATTCACATGTTATTCAATATCTGAGGATTCATAATGGAGAAaaactttatgaatgtaatgaatgtgggaagacttTGAATTATAGTTCATCCCTTGCTTCTCATCTTCAAGCTCATaatggagaaaaaccttatggaTGTATTGAATGTGGAAAAGTCTTTGGTAAAAGGACACAGCTTATTCAACATtggagaattcatactggagagaaaccttatgactGTAATGGTTGTGGAAAGGCATTCCATCAAAACTCACAGCTTATtgaacatcagaaaattcatacaggagaaaaaccttttgaatgtGATGAATGTGAGAAAACCTTCCACCAGAGATCACAGCTTACTtaccatcagagaattcatactggagaaaaaccttatgagtgtaatgaatgtggcaaGGCCTTCTGTCAAAGCACTGAACTTACCCAACATCATAGAATTCATACTAgtgagaaaccttttgaatgtcatGAATGTGGTATCACTTTTCACCTGAGTACTGGGCTTACTCGCCATCAAaaaatccatactggagagaaaacttatgaatgcagtgaatgtgggaaggccttctgTCAGAGAGCAGAACTTACTGTACACCACagaattcatacaggagagaaaccctatgtGTGTAATGAGTATGGAAGGGCCTTCCACCAGAACTCAGAGCTTAcatgacatcagaaaattcatacaggagagaaaccctat aaaccctatgtGTGTAATGAGTATGGAAGGGCCTTCCACCAGAACTCAGAGCTTACATGACATCAGAATATTCATACAAGAGAGAAACCTTttaaatgtgatgaatgtgggagAGCCTTCTGCCGGAGATCACAGCTTACTtatcatcagagaattcatactggagaaaaagcttatgaatgtaatgaatgtggtaaGGCCTTTTTTCAGAGTACAGAGCTTACCCAACATCATAGAATTCATACTAGTGAGAAACCTTTCAAATGTCTTGAATGTGGTATGACTTTTCACCACAGTGCTATCCTTACTCCCCACCagaaaatccacactggagagaaaccttgtaaatgcagtgaatgtgggaaggctttctaCCAGAAAGCAGAACTTACTGTGCATTATagaattcatacaggagagaaaccttatgtatGCCATGAATGGGGGACGGCTTTCTGACAATGTTCACAACTGACTCCACATTTTAGAATTCatactggaaagaaaccttataaatgtaatgaatgtggaaaagccttcaagTGCAATTCATCCCTTGTTTCCCATcatagaattcatactggagagaaactttatgaatgtaataaatgtgggaaggctttttgccaaagTACAGGACTTACCCGACATCAGAGACTTCATGTAGTAGATAaatcttatgaatgtaatgattaA